The sequence AACCTGGCCATCCTTGAACAAGATCAAGGTCGGGATGCCGCGTACGCCATACTTCGATGGTGTCATCGGGTTTTCGTCGATGTTCAGCTTGGCGACCGTCACCCGCTCGCCAAGTTCACTGTCAAGTGCCTCCAGCGAAGGGGCGATCTGCTTACACGGTCCGCACCATTCTGCCCAAAAATCGACGAGCACCGGCTTGTCCGCCTTGAGCACGTCGGTGTTGAACGAATCGTCGGTGATAGTTTTCGGCATGAAATGACCTCAAAAGAGCACGAACATCTTC is a genomic window of Rhodospirillales bacterium containing:
- the trxA gene encoding thioredoxin TrxA — protein: MPKTITDDSFNTDVLKADKPVLVDFWAEWCGPCKQIAPSLEALDSELGERVTVAKLNIDENPMTPSKYGVRGIPTLILFKDGQVAATRIGALAKGKLFEWVESVL